The DNA window CAGGCTCTCGATGACCTCGGAGAACCTGCCCACCTCCGAACGCTCGAACTGCAAGGCCCTCATCTCGACGTCGTCCGGCCCCCCGGTCGCTTCGAGTCCGTGCTGAGCCATGCCGATAATCTGTTCGCCGCGAACCATGAACATTGCAACGCGCTCGAAGGATTCCGCCGCGAAGCGAATCACCAGCGGTAGAACCTCGCCGCGACTGGAAGCGTCGCTCAGGGCTTGTGTTGCGATCTTGAGCCGCTCGAGATCATTGGCCGGTGCCATCTCGCGCCGAGCCTCGACCTTCACAGCCGACGATGCGCCACTCGCCCGGCCTTTCGAGAGAAGTCGGGCCGACTCTTCGCGCAAGGTAGCCGTGAGTTGTTGAGCCAGGATCTGTTGATCGGGCGAATCTGCGGTTTGCATCGCGCTCTCTGAAGGGTGCACAGCGATCGGCAGGGCGACGGGAAGCGCGCATCCATCGGCCTTGTCTTCCGCAACCAACCAGGCGATCGGCATGTGCGGAGCCTGCCCCCGAAGGCGATTCACATAATCGGCGGCGTCCACGATGCCGCTCAAAGGGTTGCCATCGATCTCTGGAGAGATCAGCAGGATGGGCGCCTGGGCACGAGCGAGATATTGGCGAATGCGACCGAGGCCTTCCTGCGATCGCTGAAACACGTGAACGCTGGCAAAATGCTTCGCCAGCGCTTGACGCGCCCAATTGAGCACCGACAAAGATTCATCGATGACGATCACCGGCGGAAGAACTTCGTCTTTGAGCGTTTGCCCGGTTTCCATCTCTGGCGCAACCCGCTCGGCGGTCGCTTCGACGAGCAGGTCTACTGGGCCTTGCGAAGTGTCCTCGGCAATGATCTCCGAAATCCCTTCCGGGCCGACTGACGAATCTTCGACGAGTTCGACTGTATCGACATCGACGGGTTCGAGTTCCTCGATGACTTCGACTTCTTCGACAACGCCATCATCTTCAGAAGCTGCAGCGGTTTCGGTTACGCCAAACATTTCTTCCGCCGAGAGATCGAGGTTCAAGTCTGTCCCGGTATCTGCAACGCTTTGATCGTCGGATTCTGACCCACCCGGGCGGTGGCTTTCGTCCCAGATGCGAAGGCTTTCCATCGCCATGAACTGGGCATTGACCCCTGTCGAGAGCGCCATCTCGTTGTTCAGCCAATCGCTCTCGGCACCCACGTCGAAGCTGAACTCACCGGAGACCCAGGAAAACATCCTGCCGACCGCCTTCTCGGCGCATTCGCGTCGCAGGGAATCGATACGTTCGAGACTGATCGATGTTTGTTGTTCCAGCGCAGCAAGAAGCTCCACACCGGATTCTTTCGCGAAATTGGCCGCAACCTCGAAGTCGGCTTCGCTGACAAAACATCCGGGGACGAGCAAGCCCCGGAGATCTTCTGGATCGCCCTTCATCGTGGCAAGGCGGACCAAACCGTTCTGAAAGACGATCTGCCCCTCCCCCCCATCTCCACGGATACTGAGCACGCCTGACTTCTGCGATAGGTGGATTATCTGAAGGATGTCTCCCAGACCTAGGTCTTCAAGACTTCCGATCAAGCTCATTGCGCACTCCGGCTCGCTCTACAACAAACAACACATTGATCTCAGCGGACATGGACCCCGTTCAAATCAGCCAGTCCGCACGCAACGAGAATGCGCGCAGCGTGAATGATCTGCAGCTAAGTCGGGAACTGAGAACGACAGCCCCACTCGGAGATGATCGGCCGAACGAGGAGAGACTTGAATCGCCCTTGGGCCTCTCGGCAACTCCGCGATATCCCAATTCCCGCTTGACTAACGGGGGCTTCGGTGGGGTGCTGCCAGTTCCTGAGACCTTGCACGAGATGTTTGGGATGAGGAGATTCGCCCGGATTTCCGCTGAAAGCGAAGCTTCGGAGTCGCGACGGTACCGAGATAGGCGGCGACCGCCTGGACTCCGCGGTTCACCTCGGCGGGGGGGAGTACAATGCGCAGTCGCAGGCTGGCTGTCGATGCTTCGAAACCCGCGACGGCCCCGGCCACGATGGCTTCCGCGCAACGCGGAAACTCGTCCCCGGCAATTCCCAGCGGTGCCATGGCGATCGATGGCGAGGCGAGAGCCGTCGCGCGCGATACGGCCTGTTGAACGCTCTTGGCGATCAATTCCAGCTTGTACTTCGAACGAACCCCCAGGCCGAGCACCATCACCCTGTTCGACCGCAATTGGCCGGTGGACGGGATCAACAGCGCTTCACCCCGGGCTCCGCGAATTCTTCCTGCCAGGATCTGATCCGAAACGAGTCCGCACAGTCGCCAGTCCACCCGACCCGCACCCCCGCGAAGGGGCAGCTCGTCGATGAAAATACCCGCCACCACGAGATCAACCTTGCTTCGCTCGAGCGGTTCGTCCCCGAGTTCGAGATCGAGGATTCCAGTCATGCGAACTCCCCTGAGCGCACTTTTCTGGCCACTGCGTCCAACACTCCGTTGACGAACGGCGGCGACTCGTCACTGCCATAGCGCCGGGCCAATTCGACCGCCTCATTCAGCACGATGGCTGCGGCCGTTTCGGTATGGGCAAGTTCGAAGGTAGCAAGGCGCAGAATATTGCGATCGACGATCGCCATGCGCGAAATTCGCCAATTCTTGGCGTGGTTGGACACGATCTCATCGAGCCCTTCGCAGTGTGCGACAACTTGAACCACGAGTTCGAGGGCGAAGTCCCGGGCCGCGTGCGGCATCTCGAAATGTTCGGCGACCCCGTCGAATACCTCGGACGCACTCGCGGGGGATGTCTTCGCGATGGTGGGAGGAGGAGCATCGAGCTTGGGTTCCTCACCTTCGAGCGCGTCAGTTTTAGGCTCCAGTCGTCGGGGTCGGTTTTGGAGATCCATCGCGAAAAGAGTTTGCAGGGCGACCTCTCGCGCCCGATGGCGCGCGCTGGACGGCGATTCCGCTGGCTCCGTCATACGTCCTCCGATGGGGGTGCCTTGGCCAGGGAAGGACATAGGTTCGCCATTTCGACCGCGGCACGGGTCACATCCGCACCTTTGTTCCCCTCGCAGCCACCTGCGCGGTCCATCGCCTGGTCGATGTCGTTTACGGTGAGAACCCCAAACGACACCGGAACGCCGGTGTCGCGCATCACTTCTCGCACCCCATCCGTCACTCCGTTGCACACGTAATCGAAGTGCGGCGTGCCCCCGCGAATCACCGAGCCGAGGGTCACGATGGCGTTGTAGCGGCCACTCTGGGCGAGCATCCGCGCGGCCTGGGGGATCTCGAAGGCGCCGGGAACCCACGCGACGTGCAAGTCTTCGAGTCGCCCCCCCAATTCACAGAAGGTCTCGCTGCACCCCTGCAGCAGACGAGTGCTGATCATGTGATTGAAACGCGCAACCACGACCGCAAGCTGCAGACCCGTAGCATCGAGGTTCACGGGATAGGTCTTCATCGAAGCGATGTCCCTTCCCATGACGAATTGTTTGACCAATTCTCTTCGATCCATCTGCCGAACACCGGCATCGTCATCCTTTCGCCCCACGAACCCGGGCCCGGATGTGGAGGTCATCCCCGCTTCGGCGCACGACGACGTCGTCGAGGACAACGGCGTCGCGCAACCGATCGAGCGAAAGCGCTCCGATCGCCGACCTGCCGTCGGAACCGATCAAAATCGGGGCCTGGATCCAGTGTATCTCGTCTATCAGATCGGCGCGGAGCAGCGCTGCGGCCAGTTCGCCTCCCCCCTCTACTAGAAGCGTCGTCAGCCCCGCCTCCCCCAGGCGATCGAGGGCCGCGCCCAGGTCGAGGTGGCGACTCGTGGTACGCACATCGATCAATCGCGCTCCGGTCGCGGCAATTGCCGCGCGACCGCGGGCTCGTGCGCGGCACAACACCCAGGTCTGGAAAACGGCCGATTCTCGCTCGGCCTCCGGCAACAGTCCGGCGTAAAGCTTGGACTTGGGCGACACGCGCAACTTCGAATCGACGAGCACCCGAACGGGTCGATGAACAACCCGCCCCCGCAGACGAGCCGACAACTCGGGGTCATCCACAAGCGCGGTTCCCGATCCGACCATGACTGCGTCGCTTTGCGCCCGCAGGCGGTGAACCAGCTCGCGGGAAGCGCTTCCGGTAATCCAGCGCGACTCCCCGGCCGCAGTGGCAATCCGACCGTCGAGGGTCGTGGCCAACTTCAGGGTGACGAAGGGACGCCCCCGCTTGCACAGCGAGAAGAATCCTCGGTGTTGCTCGATACAGTCGGCTTCGAGCACGCCGACCTCGACGTTTACGCCTGCGCGACGAAGCTTCGCGATGCCGCGCCCGCGCATCCGTGGGTGGGGGTCTCGGCATCCCACAAATATCCTGCGAATGCCTGCGGCGAGGATGGCCTCTGTGCACGGTCCGGTCTGACCGGTGAAGCAACAGGGTTCGAGAGTCACGGCGAGGGTGGCACGGCGCACTGCCGCCGCACCTGCGCGTCGGGTCGCTGCGCGCAGCGCCATGACTTCGGCGTGGGGCCCGCCATAGGGTTGGGTGGCACCGCGGCCGAGCACCTGGTCACCGCGAATGACGACCGCACCTACCGCGGGGTTCGGAAAGGTGCGTCCGGAGGCCCGCCTCGCCTTCGCAAGGGCGAATCGCATGGCAACCTCGGGTTTCATCGCGCGGAATCCTCGTCTGGGTCCTCGTCTTGAATCTCGTTTTGCTTCAACTCTGCGAAGAACGCGATGTAGTCCTCACCGCTCTCGAAGTTCTGGTACACCGAAGCAAAACGAACGGCTGCGAGGTGATCGAGGTCGATCAAACCGCGCATGGTCTGATCGCCGATATCTCGGCTGGCGATTTCCTTTTCACCACTGTCGTGAACCGCCCGTTCGACCGCGTCGAGCAAACTCTCGATCGCGTCTGCACTCACGGGTCGCTTCACACAGGCTGCCTCGATGCCCCCGCGCAGCTTTTCGCGATCGTAGTCTTCTCGACGTTCGTCGCGCTTGATCACCCGGGGCAACACCGTCTCGAGGCGTTCCCGAG is part of the Myxococcales bacterium genome and encodes:
- the ribD gene encoding bifunctional diaminohydroxyphosphoribosylaminopyrimidine deaminase/5-amino-6-(5-phosphoribosylamino)uracil reductase RibD, with the protein product MRFALAKARRASGRTFPNPAVGAVVIRGDQVLGRGATQPYGGPHAEVMALRAATRRAGAAAVRRATLAVTLEPCCFTGQTGPCTEAILAAGIRRIFVGCRDPHPRMRGRGIAKLRRAGVNVEVGVLEADCIEQHRGFFSLCKRGRPFVTLKLATTLDGRIATAAGESRWITGSASRELVHRLRAQSDAVMVGSGTALVDDPELSARLRGRVVHRPVRVLVDSKLRVSPKSKLYAGLLPEAERESAVFQTWVLCRARARGRAAIAATGARLIDVRTTSRHLDLGAALDRLGEAGLTTLLVEGGGELAAALLRADLIDEIHWIQAPILIGSDGRSAIGALSLDRLRDAVVLDDVVVRRSGDDLHIRARVRGAKG
- a CDS encoding DUF4388 domain-containing protein encodes the protein MSLIGSLEDLGLGDILQIIHLSQKSGVLSIRGDGGEGQIVFQNGLVRLATMKGDPEDLRGLLVPGCFVSEADFEVAANFAKESGVELLAALEQQTSISLERIDSLRRECAEKAVGRMFSWVSGEFSFDVGAESDWLNNEMALSTGVNAQFMAMESLRIWDESHRPGGSESDDQSVADTGTDLNLDLSAEEMFGVTETAAASEDDGVVEEVEVIEELEPVDVDTVELVEDSSVGPEGISEIIAEDTSQGPVDLLVEATAERVAPEMETGQTLKDEVLPPVIVIDESLSVLNWARQALAKHFASVHVFQRSQEGLGRIRQYLARAQAPILLISPEIDGNPLSGIVDAADYVNRLRGQAPHMPIAWLVAEDKADGCALPVALPIAVHPSESAMQTADSPDQQILAQQLTATLREESARLLSKGRASGASSAVKVEARREMAPANDLERLKIATQALSDASSRGEVLPLVIRFAAESFERVAMFMVRGEQIIGMAQHGLEATGGPDDVEMRALQFERSEVGRFSEVIESLNPIQVPVRDAGDQRLCELLGSEPGRNAYIAPIVSGEQVVALLYAENGPSEEDPGDTSALEVVLHHAGIALDRAVLERTLAEADEQR
- the nrdR gene encoding transcriptional repressor NrdR, whose translation is MRCPFCADDENKVIDTRLAKDGGEIRRRRECAECGRRFTTRERLETVLPRVIKRDERREDYDREKLRGGIEAACVKRPVSADAIESLLDAVERAVHDSGEKEIASRDIGDQTMRGLIDLDHLAAVRFASVYQNFESGEDYIAFFAELKQNEIQDEDPDEDSAR
- the nusB gene encoding transcription antitermination factor NusB, coding for MTEPAESPSSARHRAREVALQTLFAMDLQNRPRRLEPKTDALEGEEPKLDAPPPTIAKTSPASASEVFDGVAEHFEMPHAARDFALELVVQVVAHCEGLDEIVSNHAKNWRISRMAIVDRNILRLATFELAHTETAAAIVLNEAVELARRYGSDESPPFVNGVLDAVARKVRSGEFA
- a CDS encoding 6,7-dimethyl-8-ribityllumazine synthase, producing MKTYPVNLDATGLQLAVVVARFNHMISTRLLQGCSETFCELGGRLEDLHVAWVPGAFEIPQAARMLAQSGRYNAIVTLGSVIRGGTPHFDYVCNGVTDGVREVMRDTGVPVSFGVLTVNDIDQAMDRAGGCEGNKGADVTRAAVEMANLCPSLAKAPPSEDV